The genomic DNA CTGTTCCGCCAGACGGTAGCGGCGGTATATCCGATAGTAATGCCCTTCCTGCATCATCAATTGACGGTGCGTGCCGCTCTCGACCAGATGGCCGTCATCAAGGACATAGATGACATCAGCTCGCTCCAATGTGTCGGGGCGATGTGTAATCAGGACGGCGGTCATCTCCGGCATGACCTGATGCAGTCTTTCCCAGAGAGCCGCCTCGGTGCGGGAATCGAGCGCCGAGGTGCAGTCATCGAGAATCAGAATTTTCGGTTTTCCCACCAGCGCTCGCGCCAGCGCCAAGCGCTGTTTCTGACCGCCGGAAATCGACATTCCCCGGGTACCGATAGGCGTATCGAGCCCCTGCGGAAACTGGGCGACTTCGTCTTTTAGCTGCGACACCTCAATCGCCCATTCCATTAAATCGGGACTTATTTCTTTGCGGCCAAAGAGGATATTATTCCGAACTGTATCGCTGAAGAGAACCGGCTCCTGGGGGACATAGCCGATACTCCGGCGGAGTTCCTCCAGTCGATACTCCTTCAAATCGATGCCATCCAGAGTCACCGTCCCATCGGTCGGGTCAATGAGGCGGGGAATCATATTAATCAGCCAGCTCTTGCCGGAGCCGACCTTGCCGACCACCGCTACGGTCTTGCCGGCCGGAATTTCCAGAGTTATCTCGCTCAGAATCTTTCGCTCTGAACCGGGGAAAGAGAAGGAGACCCGATGGAAACTGATACCGCCTTTGAACTCCCGGCCTATTTCTCTGGCGCCGTTATCCGCCACCATAGGCGCCACTTTCTCCAGTTCCACCAGACGGTCGATGGAGACCGCCGATTGCCGGGATTTGACCAGAAACTGCCCGATATCGAACATCGGAAAAACCAGGGTGGTCTCGTAATAGATAAATGCCACCAGAGCGCCGAATGAAAGACCGGAATTGATGACCATCGTGCCGCCGACAATCAGAACAATGATGACCCCGAACTGCCAGATATAACCGTAAAGGCTATCGATGACGGTGGCGGTGCGGACGGTGGAGATTTCGGCATCACGTCGCTCTTTCATCGCCGTTTCAAACTTCGTTTTCTGCGCTGTCTCCTGAACATAGGCTTTGACCACCCTAATCCCGGAGAAGCAGGCTTCCATGACGTCATTGAAGCTGGAAATCTTCTTCTGCAGATGGTCGTAGCGCTTGTCCAGCAGAGTCGAGCTCTTGAAGAAGATGAATATCAAGAGCGGCAGCGGTCCCACCGACCAGAGGGTCAGAGTGGGATTGATAGAAGCCATCATGATGACGGTGAAAATCACCATCAGAACCGCTTCGTAAAAGCGAAAGATACCGGAGCAGGCGAACCAGGAGAGCTTTTCGGCCACGTCATCGGTCATACGGGTCACCAGGTCACCGGTGCGGAAGCGATTGAAGAAGTCGGGTCCTTTCAGGGTGACGCGGTTGA from Candidatus Zixiibacteriota bacterium includes the following:
- a CDS encoding ABC transporter ATP-binding protein, which gives rise to MWDKIKWFWRYYRHYKYVLFILIVFTPIQRVFQVLIPRLMEFTVDFVKTGEVPANTLALWVSTMGENWGISTAAAFGFALVALGIIATILYAFVQSHRAWMNQKLEWLFRQDSFNRVTLKGPDFFNRFRTGDLVTRMTDDVAEKLSWFACSGIFRFYEAVLMVIFTVIMMASINPTLTLWSVGPLPLLIFIFFKSSTLLDKRYDHLQKKISSFNDVMEACFSGIRVVKAYVQETAQKTKFETAMKERRDAEISTVRTATVIDSLYGYIWQFGVIIVLIVGGTMVINSGLSFGALVAFIYYETTLVFPMFDIGQFLVKSRQSAVSIDRLVELEKVAPMVADNGAREIGREFKGGISFHRVSFSFPGSERKILSEITLEIPAGKTVAVVGKVGSGKSWLINMIPRLIDPTDGTVTLDGIDLKEYRLEELRRSIGYVPQEPVLFSDTVRNNILFGRKEISPDLMEWAIEVSQLKDEVAQFPQGLDTPIGTRGMSISGGQKQRLALARALVGKPKILILDDCTSALDSRTEAALWERLHQVMPEMTAVLITHRPDTLERADVIYVLDDGHLVESGTHRQLMMQEGHYYRIYRRYRLAEQVGAEPVTK